From a single Bacteroidota bacterium genomic region:
- a CDS encoding FAD-binding oxidoreductase: MKDLLIVGQGLAGSVLALKAWQRGLEFMVSSDPARPSWTRIAAGLFNPVTGRRFVKTWMADTLFEEIYQFYPWAESVLGDGLYHPRPIYRVFTSRQQRLEFLNKVDQEPMGRFTPQVFEKGYLPETIHHPEGGLFIPGGGWVDLPRFVQEAAMWLKSHGRILDHLVTPDEVIWHDDHAVWNGQSWRKVIFAEGARADQNRLFAHLPFVLTKGEVLTLKVPNLELNGVVSRGKFILPVGNDLIKVGSTYSWDDTDPVPTEEARKDLVTGFEEICRLPYEIVHHQVGIRPTVKDRRPFIGMHSEFSSACIFNGLGTKGVSLAPYWADRALDHLFDGKPLDKEVDIRRFGEN, encoded by the coding sequence ATGAAAGACTTGCTGATAGTGGGACAGGGATTGGCCGGAAGTGTGCTGGCCCTGAAAGCCTGGCAGCGCGGCCTGGAATTTATGGTCTCCTCAGATCCGGCAAGACCTTCCTGGACGCGCATAGCCGCAGGATTGTTTAATCCGGTTACCGGAAGGCGGTTTGTAAAAACGTGGATGGCGGATACCCTTTTCGAGGAAATTTATCAGTTTTATCCATGGGCTGAATCGGTTTTGGGTGATGGCCTCTACCATCCAAGGCCTATTTACCGGGTCTTTACATCCCGCCAGCAACGTCTGGAATTTTTGAATAAAGTGGATCAGGAACCGATGGGCCGGTTTACACCTCAGGTGTTTGAAAAGGGGTATTTGCCAGAGACCATCCACCATCCGGAAGGCGGATTGTTTATCCCGGGCGGCGGATGGGTCGATCTGCCACGGTTTGTACAGGAAGCAGCCATGTGGCTGAAATCGCATGGTCGGATTCTTGACCATCTGGTCACCCCCGATGAGGTGATCTGGCATGATGATCATGCGGTCTGGAATGGTCAATCCTGGCGGAAGGTGATTTTTGCCGAAGGAGCCCGGGCCGATCAGAACCGGTTGTTTGCTCACCTGCCATTTGTTCTCACCAAGGGAGAGGTGCTCACGTTGAAGGTCCCCAACCTGGAACTGAACGGTGTGGTCAGCCGCGGAAAATTTATTTTACCGGTGGGTAATGACCTTATCAAAGTTGGTTCAACGTATTCCTGGGATGATACCGATCCCGTTCCGACCGAAGAAGCCAGAAAAGACCTGGTCACCGGATTTGAGGAGATCTGCCGGTTGCCTTACGAAATCGTACACCATCAGGTGGGAATCCGGCCAACGGTGAAGGACCGCCGACCGTTTATTGGCATGCACAGCGAATTTTCCTCTGCGTGTATTTTTAATGGATTGGGGACCAAGGGCGTTTCTCTGGCGCCATACTGGGCCGATCGGGCGCTTGATCACCTTTTTGACGGAAAACCGCTGGATAAGGAAGTAGACATCAGGCGGTTTGGGGAAAATTGA
- a CDS encoding fibrobacter succinogenes major paralogous domain-containing protein, translated as MLVPIKSSVVLFSLVCVFSGCGEGSSESEDSIPTPKKGLNFNGYTYSTVIIGKQEWTTENLRTTTFSNGVKIKKLSQSDPWPSDTTGAFCAYDYNETFVSSNGYLYDWYAVGSGLLAPAGWRVATDQDWKTLVDSIGGNITAATKLKSTDGWGKDNNGTNEFGFNVLPSGYRTGDLGTFHNSGTIGYFWSSTAYNEGNAWSRDIRGNSSQVTRDPDDKRNGYSVRLVRDIK; from the coding sequence ATGTTGGTTCCAATTAAATCCAGTGTGGTTCTTTTTTCTTTAGTTTGCGTTTTTTCAGGTTGTGGAGAGGGAAGTTCTGAGTCGGAGGACTCAATTCCGACCCCAAAAAAGGGTTTAAACTTTAACGGATATACCTATTCAACGGTTATAATCGGAAAGCAGGAATGGACTACAGAGAATCTACGGACGACTACCTTTTCTAATGGGGTGAAAATTAAAAAACTAAGTCAAAGTGACCCTTGGCCATCCGATACCACCGGTGCTTTTTGTGCCTATGACTACAATGAAACGTTCGTTTCTTCAAATGGATACCTATATGATTGGTATGCCGTCGGGTCAGGATTGTTAGCACCTGCGGGATGGCGGGTTGCAACCGATCAGGACTGGAAGACACTTGTTGATTCGATAGGGGGGAATATAACTGCTGCTACCAAGCTGAAATCAACAGATGGTTGGGGTAAGGATAATAATGGTACCAATGAATTTGGGTTTAATGTCTTACCTTCAGGCTATAGGACAGGGGATCTTGGGACTTTTCATAATTCTGGTACAATAGGATACTTCTGGAGTTCAACCGCATATAATGAAGGAAATGCCTGGTCCCGTGATATTCGGGGCAATTCATCACAAGTGACTCGCGATCCAGACGATAAACGAAATGGATATTCCGTAAGGCTCGTCAGGGATATTAAATAG
- a CDS encoding isocitrate/isopropylmalate dehydrogenase family protein, whose product MHQIVLIPGDGIGPEITRSVQIILEKSGVPIQWIPALAGMAAVDAVGDPLPEDTLDKIKLYKVALKGPLTTPVGGGYRSVNVTLRKMFDLYCNIRPAFSIPSVETPFRSVNLVMFRENTQGLYIGQEQWLDANQTIAESKAVVSREASEKIIRAAFEYAVANGRKKVTLVHKANILKLTTGLFLKIGQELASAYPTIQFEDMIVDNCAMQMVVRPERFDVVVTTNLFGDILSDLASGLVGGLGVTGSANIGSTGAIFEAVHGSAPDIAGQGKANPTAFLFSACMMLDYLGEKTAADRIRKAVIDTLADKTVCTRDVGGKGNTESFTGGILSRLG is encoded by the coding sequence ATGCATCAGATCGTTCTCATTCCCGGCGATGGTATCGGACCCGAAATCACCCGGTCCGTTCAGATCATTCTGGAAAAATCAGGTGTACCCATTCAGTGGATTCCTGCGCTGGCAGGAATGGCAGCGGTCGATGCGGTGGGCGACCCCCTGCCTGAAGACACCCTGGATAAAATCAAGTTGTATAAGGTCGCATTGAAAGGTCCCTTAACCACTCCGGTGGGTGGCGGGTACCGGTCGGTGAATGTAACTCTCAGGAAAATGTTTGACCTGTACTGCAACATCCGGCCAGCATTTTCGATCCCGTCGGTGGAAACCCCATTCCGGTCTGTCAATCTGGTCATGTTCCGGGAAAATACGCAGGGATTGTACATCGGGCAGGAACAATGGCTCGACGCCAATCAGACCATTGCGGAAAGCAAGGCGGTTGTTTCCCGGGAGGCCAGTGAAAAGATCATCCGGGCAGCGTTTGAATATGCGGTTGCAAACGGTCGTAAAAAAGTCACACTGGTACATAAAGCCAATATCCTGAAACTGACCACCGGCCTTTTCCTCAAAATCGGACAGGAACTGGCCAGCGCCTACCCGACCATCCAGTTTGAAGACATGATTGTGGATAACTGCGCCATGCAGATGGTGGTGCGGCCCGAACGCTTTGATGTGGTGGTGACGACCAATCTGTTTGGTGATATTCTTTCCGATCTGGCTTCGGGTCTGGTCGGCGGACTGGGAGTTACCGGCTCTGCCAACATCGGATCAACGGGGGCCATATTCGAAGCTGTCCACGGATCGGCCCCCGATATAGCCGGTCAGGGTAAAGCCAATCCGACGGCCTTTCTCTTTTCGGCCTGCATGATGCTGGACTATCTCGGAGAAAAAACAGCCGCCGACCGGATCCGGAAAGCGGTGATTGATACCCTGGCAGATAAGACGGTTTGCACGCGCGATGTGGGAGGTAAAGGTAACACCGAGTCATTCACAGGTGGAATTCTGTCACGTCTTGGTTAG
- a CDS encoding efflux RND transporter periplasmic adaptor subunit, whose translation MKKLLSNNYVIYGLFTFLGLFFGWLIFHSTHPSELKPDQAIESASETIWTCSMHPQIRLSEPGKCPICGMDLIPLAKTNSPVDANAIHLTKDAVALANVHTSVVTRQKPMKEVRLYGKVQADERLLQSQVAHFPGRIEKLMVNFTGESVQRGQILAEIFSPDLITAQQELLESAKNKRTQADLYEAAREKLRFWKLTDNQIDKIENSGSVQSNFEVVSNTTGIVTAKRVNTGDYVSQGMILYVVTDLSAVWVMFDAYESDLPYLNQGDNISFSLQALPGTVFTGKITFIDPVIDPVTRVSKVRVEISNSQGKLKPEMFASGVVKSTLKDFQNKFVVPRSAVLWTGERSIVYVRQSDSDESIFKIREIVLGPVLGNSYVVLTGLSEGEEIVTQGTFSVDAAAQLEGKPSMMNPDGEKLNNGHIHATTTPVAESVHSRQYSEEKEIASTKTVTPATGMIQHATFTVEGNCELCQERIEMAANAVNGVISSSWNSDSRKIHIEYEPKRTSIDVVQKAIAKAGHDTDKFKSSTDVYNNLPECCKYRNEK comes from the coding sequence ATGAAAAAATTACTTTCAAACAACTATGTGATTTACGGTTTGTTTACATTCCTCGGATTATTCTTCGGTTGGTTAATCTTTCATTCAACACACCCGTCAGAACTCAAACCTGATCAAGCCATCGAATCAGCAAGCGAAACCATTTGGACCTGTTCAATGCACCCACAGATACGGCTGAGTGAACCAGGCAAATGCCCGATTTGTGGTATGGACTTAATTCCGTTGGCAAAAACCAACTCACCTGTAGATGCCAACGCCATTCATCTGACCAAAGATGCAGTGGCTCTTGCCAATGTTCACACGTCGGTTGTTACCCGCCAAAAACCAATGAAAGAGGTACGTTTGTACGGAAAAGTACAGGCCGATGAACGGTTGTTACAAAGTCAGGTTGCTCATTTTCCCGGACGAATTGAAAAATTAATGGTCAATTTTACTGGCGAAAGTGTACAAAGGGGACAAATCCTTGCAGAGATCTTTTCCCCGGATTTGATTACTGCACAACAGGAATTATTAGAATCAGCAAAAAACAAACGGACTCAGGCCGATTTATATGAAGCTGCCAGGGAAAAACTTCGGTTTTGGAAACTGACCGATAATCAAATTGATAAGATTGAAAATTCCGGATCTGTTCAAAGCAACTTTGAAGTGGTTTCGAATACCACCGGAATTGTAACGGCGAAACGGGTAAACACCGGCGACTATGTTTCACAGGGAATGATTCTGTATGTTGTTACCGATCTTTCAGCAGTCTGGGTAATGTTTGATGCTTATGAAAGTGACTTACCTTATCTGAACCAGGGAGACAACATTTCCTTCTCACTACAAGCGTTGCCCGGTACAGTTTTTACAGGCAAAATCACCTTTATCGATCCGGTTATCGATCCGGTAACGCGTGTTTCAAAGGTCAGAGTAGAAATTAGCAACAGTCAAGGCAAACTTAAGCCGGAAATGTTCGCATCTGGTGTCGTCAAATCAACCCTTAAAGATTTTCAGAACAAATTCGTTGTTCCCCGTTCGGCGGTCCTATGGACTGGTGAACGATCAATTGTTTATGTCAGGCAATCCGATTCAGACGAATCCATTTTTAAAATTCGTGAAATCGTACTTGGTCCCGTGTTGGGAAACAGCTATGTCGTATTAACCGGTTTGTCCGAAGGCGAAGAAATTGTTACTCAAGGGACTTTCAGTGTAGATGCGGCCGCTCAATTAGAAGGTAAGCCCAGTATGATGAACCCGGATGGCGAAAAATTAAATAATGGCCATATTCATGCGACCACTACGCCGGTTGCAGAATCTGTGCACAGCAGGCAATACTCTGAAGAAAAGGAAATTGCATCCACCAAGACAGTCACCCCCGCCACTGGAATGATTCAGCATGCTACATTTACTGTGGAAGGTAATTGTGAACTTTGCCAGGAACGCATCGAAATGGCTGCGAATGCTGTAAATGGGGTTATTTCATCTTCATGGAATTCTGACTCCAGAAAAATTCACATCGAGTATGAACCGAAAAGAACCAGCATCGATGTTGTGCAAAAAGCCATTGCCAAAGCCGGGCATGATACCGACAAATTTAAGTCCAGTACCGACGTATACAATAACTTACCTGAATGTTGTAAGTACAGGAACGAAAAATGA
- a CDS encoding TolC family protein → MRSIINKTLLLTFLLFGIYFRAIAQQPSDSLWHYQEIAAKNNPAILQKYSEYKAALQKVAQAGSLPDPELSVGVFISPMEVLSGEQVADIRLMQMFPWFGVLENAKDEMSLMAKAKYESFREARSQVFYNVQRTWYELYKNQQEILISEKAIGLLRSIERLTLVKFKAVSTSGSNASSIGSTMSNSPDQNTTQDLMVSGSMGGNSTSNLAVGNSQTSMANSQFSMGSNSNGSGLADLYRIQIEISELEYNISQLKNQQTTIGARFNAYLNRPLTSFVTLPDSIKPKSPRLSLMQIPDSILVNNPMLNMLQHEKNALEARKKMVSRMSYPMVGLGLNYSVINKSNFSTTEMNGQDMIMPMISVSIPLYRDKYNAMEAEVDLMKSATEYGYQSASKSLQAEYYDALQLYQNAEQRMILYSNQSQLVQKTLDILTKNYSTSGTGLTDLLRVRQQLLDYELKKIQALTEFNSSIALLERLMAVNNIQ, encoded by the coding sequence ATGAGATCGATAATTAATAAAACCTTGCTTTTAACTTTCCTTTTATTTGGAATTTATTTCAGGGCAATTGCACAGCAACCTTCCGATTCGCTTTGGCATTACCAGGAAATTGCCGCAAAAAATAATCCTGCCATTTTGCAGAAATACAGTGAGTACAAGGCCGCTTTACAAAAAGTTGCTCAAGCGGGCAGTTTACCGGATCCTGAGTTAAGCGTTGGCGTTTTCATCAGCCCAATGGAAGTATTAAGTGGTGAACAGGTTGCTGATATTCGGCTCATGCAAATGTTCCCCTGGTTTGGTGTCCTTGAAAACGCAAAGGACGAAATGAGTCTGATGGCAAAGGCAAAATATGAATCGTTTCGTGAGGCCAGATCTCAGGTGTTTTATAATGTACAGCGGACATGGTATGAGTTGTATAAAAATCAGCAGGAAATTCTCATTTCTGAAAAGGCAATCGGATTATTACGATCAATTGAACGGCTAACTCTGGTGAAGTTTAAAGCCGTTTCTACAAGTGGAAGCAACGCGTCATCAATCGGATCCACTATGTCCAACAGCCCTGACCAGAATACTACTCAGGACTTGATGGTTTCAGGCAGCATGGGGGGTAATTCTACCAGTAACCTGGCCGTCGGCAATAGTCAGACCTCAATGGCAAATTCTCAATTTTCAATGGGTTCAAACAGCAATGGATCGGGACTGGCTGATTTGTACCGGATCCAGATTGAAATATCTGAGCTCGAATACAATATTTCACAGCTTAAGAACCAGCAAACCACAATTGGTGCGAGGTTCAACGCCTACCTGAACAGACCATTAACTTCCTTTGTTACCCTACCCGACAGCATCAAACCGAAATCGCCTCGCCTTTCACTGATGCAGATTCCGGACAGTATTCTTGTCAATAACCCGATGCTGAACATGTTACAACATGAAAAAAACGCGCTGGAGGCCCGAAAAAAAATGGTCTCCCGAATGAGTTACCCGATGGTGGGTCTGGGATTGAATTATTCGGTAATTAATAAAAGTAATTTTTCCACAACTGAAATGAACGGTCAAGACATGATTATGCCGATGATTTCAGTTTCAATTCCCCTTTACCGGGATAAATACAACGCAATGGAAGCAGAAGTCGACCTGATGAAATCAGCCACAGAATACGGATACCAATCAGCATCAAAATCGCTTCAGGCTGAGTACTACGACGCATTACAATTATATCAGAACGCAGAACAACGGATGATACTTTATAGCAACCAAAGCCAATTGGTACAGAAGACGTTAGACATTCTGACTAAAAACTATTCCACCTCGGGAACCGGTCTGACTGATTTATTGCGTGTTCGTCAGCAATTGCTCGATTACGAGCTTAAAAAAATTCAAGCCCTGACCGAATTCAATTCGTCAATCGCCTTGCTGGAACGATTGATGGCCGTTAATAACATTCAATAA
- a CDS encoding efflux RND transporter permease subunit produces the protein MFNRLVKYFLENRLITIIFLIAFVVSGIVYTPFNWHTGFLPRDPVPVDAIPDIGDNQQIVATEWMGRSPKDIQDQVTYPLTTALLGIPGVKTVRSTSMFGMSFIYVIFKDDVEFYWSRSRILEKLNSLPSGTLPTGVTPTLGPDATALGQIFWYTLEGRDPATGKPNGGWNPQELRSIQDFYVKYGLSTAEGVSEIASVGGFIKEYQVDLNPEALKAFAVSVMDVMNAVRKSNLDIGAETIELNHVEYIIRGLGYVKTLEDLENSVVAVRNNVPVRIKDVAHTSFGPATRRGGLDKGGSEAVGAVVVARYGSNPMEVINNVKDKIREIDAGLPQKTLNDGSISKVTIVPFYDRTGLIKETIGTLESALSHEILISIIVIIVLVLNLRASLIVAGLLPIGVLMTFILMHFFGVDANVVALSGIAIAIGVMVDIGIVDVENILRHLEMPENHGVRGKKLLSVIYKATTEVRDAVVTSIATTIVSFLPVFAMEAAEGKLFHPLAFTKTFALISAFILGIVVLPTLVHILFNIRFDTQKIRRYWNASLIIAGIVFIIGWQTWPALALIAIGINNLLDHRWPELRKEFPNYINIAITVLVATYFLSVEWLPLGAHNSVWVNFLFVSGIVSVILLALMSMVHFYEPILHWGLHNKWKFLLLPIFTLFFGLLVWIGFDEVFGFVANGFEKIGWSSFRQNSVWQVPAKTFPGIGKEFMPSLNEGSFLLMPTSMPHSSIEKNLQYIETLDKRLSSIPEVEVAVGKWGRVNSALDPAPVQMFENTINYRSEYILNENGHRERFKVDENGSFILSDGTNYNPEKEPFRAIPADSLIPDTGGEFFRQWRSHIKKPNDIWNEIVKVTNIPGLTSAPKLQPIETRLVMLSTGMRAPMGLKVYGPDLSTIEHAGLQFEQALKEVPSVKAPAVFYDRAVGAPYIEIKLNREAMARYGMSISDVQEILQVAVGGMALSSSVEGRERFPIRVRYARELRDTPDDIKRILIPAMNGVQIPLGEIADIDYTRGAQMIRSENTFLVGYVIFDKIEGVAEVDVVEEAAGILKNKIDSGEINLSPGVSYKFAGNYEQQLRATKRLAIVIPISLFVIFLLLFFQFKTVTASFIHFSGVFVAFAGGFIMLWLYSQDWFLNFSVAGINMRDLFQMHPINLSVAVWVGFIALFGIATNDGVIMGTYIHQVFEEKKPSTIQEVREAVITAGRKRVRPAMMTTAVAVIALLPVLTSTGKGADIMVPMAIPTFGGMVIQVMTVFVVPLFQAMWREWVVSHEKSNRSTLLRKHENNEIDN, from the coding sequence ATGTTTAACCGACTTGTCAAGTATTTTCTTGAAAACCGACTGATTACGATCATTTTTCTCATTGCCTTTGTGGTGTCAGGTATCGTTTATACACCATTTAATTGGCACACTGGATTTCTACCCCGGGATCCGGTTCCTGTTGATGCAATTCCAGATATTGGTGACAACCAGCAAATTGTTGCCACAGAGTGGATGGGACGGTCTCCCAAGGATATTCAGGATCAGGTAACGTACCCGTTGACCACTGCATTGTTGGGTATCCCTGGTGTAAAAACCGTTCGAAGTACATCCATGTTTGGCATGTCGTTTATCTATGTCATTTTCAAGGATGACGTTGAATTTTACTGGAGCCGTTCACGCATTCTTGAAAAATTGAATTCCTTACCTTCCGGTACCTTACCGACCGGCGTGACCCCCACACTTGGTCCGGACGCTACTGCACTCGGACAAATATTCTGGTACACCCTCGAAGGCCGGGATCCCGCCACCGGCAAACCCAATGGTGGTTGGAATCCCCAGGAACTGCGTTCCATACAGGATTTCTACGTGAAATATGGACTTTCCACTGCTGAAGGTGTTTCCGAAATAGCATCAGTTGGTGGTTTCATCAAGGAATATCAGGTTGATCTTAACCCGGAAGCACTGAAAGCCTTCGCCGTGTCAGTCATGGATGTTATGAATGCTGTTCGTAAGAGCAATCTTGATATTGGAGCAGAAACCATTGAACTGAACCATGTGGAATATATAATCCGTGGATTGGGTTATGTTAAAACCCTCGAAGACCTCGAGAATTCGGTTGTGGCAGTCAGAAACAACGTTCCTGTTCGAATCAAGGATGTGGCCCATACCTCCTTTGGCCCTGCAACCCGGCGGGGTGGATTGGATAAAGGGGGTTCTGAGGCCGTAGGTGCAGTGGTCGTGGCACGATACGGTTCAAATCCAATGGAAGTCATCAATAATGTTAAAGACAAAATCAGGGAAATTGATGCCGGTTTACCTCAAAAAACCCTGAACGATGGCTCCATTTCGAAGGTGACGATTGTGCCTTTTTACGATCGGACCGGATTGATTAAAGAAACGATTGGGACACTTGAATCTGCGCTGTCACACGAAATTCTGATCAGCATCATTGTGATCATTGTATTAGTACTTAACCTGAGAGCCTCCCTTATTGTTGCTGGACTGCTACCCATTGGTGTATTGATGACTTTCATATTGATGCACTTTTTTGGCGTTGATGCCAATGTGGTTGCACTGTCAGGTATTGCCATTGCAATCGGCGTCATGGTGGATATTGGCATCGTTGATGTCGAGAATATTCTCAGGCATCTCGAAATGCCAGAAAACCACGGTGTTCGCGGTAAAAAATTGCTTTCCGTGATCTATAAAGCAACAACAGAAGTGCGGGATGCGGTAGTCACGTCGATTGCCACCACCATTGTCAGCTTTTTACCAGTTTTTGCAATGGAAGCCGCTGAGGGTAAATTATTTCACCCGTTGGCTTTTACGAAAACGTTCGCTTTGATCTCTGCCTTTATTCTTGGCATTGTGGTCTTACCGACCCTGGTACATATTCTTTTCAATATCCGATTCGACACCCAAAAAATACGCAGATACTGGAATGCCAGTTTAATTATAGCAGGCATTGTATTTATCATCGGATGGCAAACCTGGCCTGCATTGGCCTTAATTGCGATTGGAATCAATAATTTACTCGACCATCGGTGGCCTGAGCTCCGGAAAGAGTTCCCGAATTATATCAATATCGCGATCACAGTTCTGGTCGCAACTTATTTTTTATCGGTGGAGTGGTTGCCTCTTGGTGCACACAACAGCGTTTGGGTAAATTTCTTGTTTGTATCCGGAATTGTATCGGTAATTCTGTTGGCACTCATGTCAATGGTTCATTTTTATGAACCCATTTTGCATTGGGGCTTACACAATAAATGGAAATTTCTCTTACTGCCAATCTTTACCCTGTTTTTTGGTTTACTGGTATGGATTGGATTCGACGAAGTTTTTGGATTTGTTGCCAATGGATTTGAAAAGATCGGGTGGAGTAGTTTTCGACAAAACTCTGTCTGGCAAGTCCCGGCAAAAACATTTCCTGGAATCGGCAAAGAATTTATGCCCTCCCTTAACGAAGGTTCCTTTCTGTTGATGCCGACCAGTATGCCCCATTCAAGTATCGAAAAGAACTTACAGTACATCGAAACTCTGGACAAACGTCTGTCTTCAATTCCAGAAGTTGAAGTTGCTGTTGGAAAATGGGGTCGGGTCAATTCAGCCCTTGATCCTGCGCCTGTGCAAATGTTCGAAAATACGATCAACTACCGTTCCGAATACATTCTGAATGAAAACGGACACAGGGAACGGTTTAAAGTCGATGAAAACGGCAGTTTCATCCTGTCAGACGGAACCAATTATAATCCGGAGAAGGAACCTTTCAGGGCAATCCCGGCCGATAGTCTGATTCCCGATACCGGAGGTGAATTTTTTCGCCAGTGGCGGTCTCATATTAAAAAACCGAATGATATCTGGAATGAAATCGTAAAAGTCACAAACATACCGGGGTTAACTTCTGCACCAAAATTGCAACCGATCGAAACCCGGTTGGTAATGCTGTCCACCGGAATGCGTGCGCCAATGGGCTTAAAAGTATATGGTCCGGATTTGTCAACCATCGAACATGCCGGCTTGCAATTCGAACAAGCATTAAAGGAAGTCCCTTCAGTAAAGGCACCTGCCGTATTTTATGACCGTGCCGTTGGTGCTCCCTACATCGAAATCAAACTGAACCGAGAGGCAATGGCTCGCTATGGAATGAGTATAAGCGATGTGCAGGAAATTTTACAGGTAGCTGTGGGCGGTATGGCCCTAAGCAGTTCAGTGGAGGGACGAGAGCGATTCCCAATTCGGGTAAGATATGCCCGTGAACTCCGCGACACGCCAGATGATATAAAACGGATACTCATTCCTGCAATGAATGGGGTTCAGATTCCCTTGGGTGAAATTGCCGATATTGATTACACACGGGGTGCACAAATGATCCGGAGCGAGAATACATTCCTTGTTGGCTATGTAATTTTCGATAAAATTGAGGGCGTTGCTGAAGTCGATGTCGTCGAAGAAGCAGCCGGAATCCTGAAAAATAAGATTGATTCCGGTGAAATAAATCTGTCGCCTGGTGTTAGCTACAAATTTGCTGGAAATTATGAACAACAACTGCGTGCAACCAAAAGACTGGCTATTGTTATTCCAATCAGCCTTTTCGTGATATTCTTATTGCTTTTCTTTCAATTTAAAACTGTTACCGCGTCGTTCATACATTTTTCGGGTGTATTTGTTGCTTTCGCCGGTGGATTTATCATGCTATGGCTGTATAGTCAGGATTGGTTTTTAAACTTTTCGGTTGCAGGAATAAACATGCGCGATTTATTTCAAATGCACCCGATCAATCTGAGCGTTGCCGTTTGGGTTGGGTTCATTGCCCTCTTTGGAATTGCCACCAATGATGGGGTTATTATGGGCACCTATATCCATCAGGTTTTCGAAGAAAAAAAACCGTCCACCATTCAGGAAGTACGGGAGGCTGTTATTACTGCAGGTCGGAAACGGGTGCGCCCCGCCATGATGACAACCGCAGTGGCTGTCATTGCATTACTTCCAGTACTTACATCAACCGGTAAGGGCGCTGATATCATGGTCCCAATGGCAATTCCAACCTTTGGCGGCATGGTAATACAGGTCATGACTGTCTTTGTAGTGCCTTTATTTCAGGCCATGTGGAGGGAATGGGTGGTCAGCCATGAAAAATCCAATCGTAGTACACTTTTAAGAAAACATGAAAACAATGAGATCGATAATTAA
- a CDS encoding cation transporter, with product MKTLFIFLASFLLACTSTGNQTSNGVNTETFFVAGECSMCKTRIEKTTLKQPGVETASWNKETKQLTVVFDPAKISVIAIQKAIAAVGHDTPTEQAPDSVYSKLPHCCHYPRQQTTKGQ from the coding sequence ATGAAAACGCTTTTTATCTTTCTCGCTTCCTTTTTACTGGCCTGCACATCAACCGGTAATCAGACTTCCAACGGTGTGAACACCGAAACCTTTTTTGTGGCTGGTGAGTGCTCGATGTGTAAAACCCGCATCGAAAAAACAACACTGAAACAACCCGGAGTAGAAACAGCATCGTGGAATAAGGAGACCAAACAACTGACTGTTGTTTTCGATCCGGCCAAAATCAGCGTGATTGCCATCCAAAAGGCAATTGCTGCTGTCGGTCACGATACCCCGACTGAACAAGCACCCGATTCAGTATACTCAAAATTGCCACATTGCTGCCATTACCCCCGTCAGCAGACAACCAAGGGTCAGTGA